The Mycosarcoma maydis chromosome 6, whole genome shotgun sequence genomic sequence CAAACAAGAGCGTAAGGTTGAGTATCAACAAGTCCAGTATGTAGGCCATCCATTCCCGGCTCCATGTCGGGGCGCATCTTTGACAAACTCACATCTTGTTGTTATTGCCCGTCCCCAAATCAATCATGATGTGTTTGTTGCGATAGAAGAACATGGTTGAACATGCATCATACAGCTCGTACATCTTGTTGAAGTCTGGCACCTGCGTGATGTCGACCAGGTAGATGACGGCAAAGTTTTGGACCGCCGTCGAGATCTTGTAGAGCGTTTCGTCCATTTCCATGCAGACAGGATCAGTGTCGTGACCGAAACGAAGGATGACCACGCGGTCTTCCTCGGATAGGATCGCTTGGTCGACATGCCAGCCCGTAGGCAAGTGCGGCAGGAAGTACGACATGTTGatcgtccttgtccttcGTCCAAGAGTGCGGTTCAGGCTAAGTTGAGGAGGCAAACAGCGTGCAACTCAGAAAGCCGTGGAAAatttcacaattcgtgCTTGTGGAGCAGCTCACCACGCTGCAGCCCATGTTCGGATCACGGAACGCGCACCGCCGCTTCACGCTTTTCGTCACGTTCTTCTAAATTCAACCAACACTCTCCACACACGACAGCACctcaactcgtgactccaGCTTTGCAGTCACGCGAAGCTGACTTGAGTCCATTACGACGCCCATTGCGTTCAGGCGATCAGCGAAGAATAGACATTTCACAAGACTTATAGTACAGAAGGATCACTCTTTGAAACCACAGAGTAAAATATGGCGCGGTAGCCAAACTCTGGTTTGAGGTGGAGGTGAGGTTATCAGTCTCATGCCCTCGCCGTCGCCGGGGATCGACTGCGTTTGCGGTCTTCTTCCTTGACATGAATTGGCGGTCTCGGGTTGGGCTTATAGTCAGAGAGCATctcgccttcttcctccttgACTTCGCCCTCTTCCGCTCCACGCTTACTGTCTGCCTCGGTGTCGGCAACCTCTCGCTGTTTGCGAGTCTCTTTGCGTTCCCGATCTCGACGTTCCCGTTCTCGTTCGAAatcgcgctcgcgctcgcgttCCTGATCTCTTGCAGACAGAGTCGCATCGAAGCTCGACCCATTTTTGGTCCctgttgctggtgctgcgcCGCTTGATGGTGCTGGAATGAGGCGGCCACTTGAGCTTCCATTGCTCTGCTGTGTGATTGGCGttgatgctggtggtggtggtgatggtagTGCAGGCATCCCCATCGGTGGCGCGTTCGGCTTGCGCCTCCTCTCGTCAAACTCGCCAATCATCTCTCGCAACCTAAAGTATCCCAGGTGCATCTTACCACCAAAATGGTCTGCCAACCTTCGATCTGAGTCCAAAATGCTTAGGTAGGCACCGCAAACATCGCATACCCTCAACTTTTGGTGTCCACTTGCACCCGAGTTCTCCTGCGCATTGTGCAGCTCTTTTTCCTTCTGCgccttctcctccttgagcgcatcagctttggcaagctcggcaagcgaCTCTTCGATCTGTCCCTGCTCTCCTaatgcttccacctcggccatgaCGGCGGCAAGCGCCGTCTCGATTTCGGAAATCTCGCGGTTCATGTTGGCGAATCGTGCTAATTCTTCCGGGGTCTGTTCCAGCCGACGCTTGTTTGCAGCGATCTTGCGATCAATGTCCGATATGAAGGAAAAGATGTTGTGTTCGTGCTCACGTTCAAATTCGGGGAAGCGTtcgccagcagcaagcgcctTGCGATATTCGTCCTTGTACTTTGGTGTGTGCGACTTGGGACATGGGCCTAGGTCGACCTTCTGTTAATCGTCGTAGTGCACATCAGCGAAAAGGCAAAAGGGTACACATTCAGCAATCTACTCTATTCGAAGCGAGCACCGAGTCTCGTATACCCACGGTATTGGCAAACAGATCGTGAGGACAAGTGCCGCAGAGAAAGTTACGGCACACCTTGGGATCGGTGAAATGCAGATTCGCAGTTGGTGCGCCCATCGCTGTCGGTCGTGGAACGGATAAAAAACAGATCATTCATCAGTATCCAGACCTAGCTGAAAGTTGCTTTGTCTTTGAACTGTGGCGAGTGACTTACCTTCCGGACccatgagcttctcgagcagcatgCGCTGCACCTCGGCCTTACGACCCATCCTGACAGTTGAATTGCGGCAGCACACCAGCAGCTACGACGCCAATCCTTTACCGCTGATTGAACTTGCTTTAGCGCTGTTCTGAATGTGCGATTCCTGCGACTGATGCTGGTTGGATCGGTCTTGTACAGCGTGCAAAGATGGGGTGACTGTTCAGAGAAGGTGAGCGGTGAGCAAGCGTGAATGTTATTCCGACATCTTG encodes the following:
- a CDS encoding putative U4/U6aU5 tri-snRNP component, yielding MSYFLPHLPTGWHVDQAILSEEDRVVILRFGHDTDPVCMEMDETLYKISTAVQNFAVIYLVDITQVPDFNKMYELYDACSTMFFYRNKHIMIDLGTGNNNKINWAITDRQELIDIVEVVYRGASKGRGLVISPKDYSTRQQY
- a CDS encoding uncharacterized protein (related to LUC7 - essential protein associated with the U1 snRNP complex), with translation MGRKAEVQRMLLEKLMGPEAMGAPTANLHFTDPKVCRNFLCGTCPHDLFANTKVDLGPCPKSHTPKYKDEYRKALAAGERFPEFEREHEHNIFSFISDIDRKIAANKRRLEQTPEELARFANMNREISEIETALAAVMAEVEALGEQGQIEESLAELAKADALKEEKAQKEKELHNAQENSGASGHQKLRVCDVCGAYLSILDSDRRLADHFGGKMHLGYFRLREMIGEFDERRRKPNAPPMGMPALPSPPPPASTPITQQSNGSSSGRLIPAPSSGAAPATGTKNGSSFDATLSARDQERERERDFERERERRDRERKETRKQREVADTEADSKRGAEEGEVKEEEGEMLSDYKPNPRPPIHVKEEDRKRSRSPATARA